The following coding sequences are from one Candidatus Deferrimicrobiaceae bacterium window:
- the rplU gene encoding 50S ribosomal protein L21 has protein sequence MSQAEVALMYAVVRTGGKQLRVSPGDVVRVEKLPLQSGETVELSEVLLVSTGEKTTVGTPTVPDAKVICLSLGDGKGKKIVVYKYKKRKGYARKRGHRQAFTRLSIQEIRVG, from the coding sequence ATGTCGCAGGCGGAGGTCGCACTGATGTATGCCGTGGTACGAACCGGGGGGAAGCAGCTTCGCGTCTCGCCCGGGGATGTGGTCCGGGTGGAAAAGCTCCCCCTGCAGTCCGGAGAAACCGTGGAACTCTCGGAGGTTCTGCTCGTTTCCACCGGCGAGAAAACGACGGTGGGAACCCCCACGGTCCCCGACGCGAAGGTCATCTGCCTCTCCTTGGGCGACGGGAAGGGGAAGAAGATCGTCGTCTACAAGTACAAGAAGCGCAAGGGGTACGCGCGGAAGCGGGGACACCGCCAGGCGTTCACCCGGCTATCGATCCAGGAAATCCGGGTGGGGTAA